The genomic DNA CATATTCACGGGTACGCTTTATCGACATAATATACAGCGCGGAACTTGTCTCCGCGCGGAGATAAACTCCGCGCTGTGTAGATCAATACGTCATTTCACCCCCAGCTCCATCTCCTTCAGCTTGCGGATCCGGTCGCGGAGCTCGGCCGCTTTTTCAAACTTCAACTCCTTCGCCGCCGCCCTCATCTCCTTTTCCAGACTGCGGACGATTTGCGGGATCTCGCTCAAGGGAACGTAGCCCTCCGCTTCCTCAGCGACCGCCGGAACGGTGACGTAATCGGCCTCGGAAATCTCGTACAGCGTTTTTGGAATCCCCTTCTTGATCGTCTCGGGCGTGATGCCGTGAACCCGATTGAACTCGAATTGGATTTTCCGACGACGCTCCGTCTCGCCCATGGCCTGTCGCATCGACTCGGTCACGGCATCCGCGTACAGGATCACCTCCCCGGCCACGTTGCGGGCCGCCCGCCCCGCGGTCTGGATCAGGGACCGGTAGGACCGCAGGTAGCCTTCCTTGTCGGCATCCAGGATCGCCACCAGCGACACCTCGGGCAGATCCAGCCCCTCCCGCAGAAGATTGATTCCGATCAGGACGTCGAACGTTCCCAGGCGCAGATCCCGTATGATCTCGTTGCGCTCCAGCGTCTGGACCTCGGAATGCAGATAGCGCACCTTCAGGCCCAATTCATGATAATACTCGGCGAGATCCTCGGCCATCCGCTTCGTCAACGTCGTCACCAGGATCCGTTCCTGACGGGCCACCCGTTTTTTGATCTCGCCCAGAAGATGATCCACTTGACCTTTGGCCGGCCGGACCGTGATGGAGGGATCCATCAGCCCGGTCGGCCGAATGATCTGCTCGACGACGCGGTCCCGGCTGCGCTCAAGCTCATACGGACCGGGCGTGGCCGAGACGTAAACGACCTGGTTCATGTGACGTTCGAACTCCTCGAAGGTCAGCGGCCGGTTGTCGAAGGCCGACGGCAGACGGAACCCGTACTCCACCAGGTTTTTCTTGCGGGACCGGTCGCCCTCGTACATCCCCCCGATCTGCGGAACCGTCGCGTGGCTCTCGTCGATGATCAGGAGGTAGTTCGAGGGAAAGTAATCCAGGAGGGTCGGCGGCGGATCGCCCGGACGGCGGCCGGAGAGGTGCCGGGAATAATTCTCGATCCCATGGCAGTATCCCACTTCCCGGATCATCTCCAGATCGAACCGCGTCCGCTGATCGATCCGCTGGGCTTCCAGGAGCTGGCCGTTGTTCCGGAAAAACCGGATCCGCTCCTCCAATTCGGCCTCGATCCCTTCGAGGGCCTGCCGGAACCGATCCGGCGGGATCACGTAATGGCTGCTGGGGTAGACCGCCACTTTGGGGAGGCGCCGAAGGACTTCCCCCCGCAGCGGATCGATCTCGGAGAGGGCCTCCACGGTGTCGCCGAACTGCTCGATCCGGACGGCGTGGCTCTCGGAGGAGGCCGGGAAGACCTCGAGGATATCCCCGCGCACCCGGAAGGTCCCCCGTCGCAGATCGTAGTCGTTTCGCTCATACTGGATCTCGACCAGTTTCCGGAGGATGGCCTCGCGGTCGATGGCCATCCCCTCTTCCAGGTACAGCAACATCCCGTGGTAGGCTTCCGGCGAACCGAGGCCGTAGATGCAGGAGACCGACGCCACGATGATCACGTCGTTCCGCTCGAACAGCGCGCTCGTGGCGGCATGGCGCATCCGGTCGATGGCATCGTTGATCGACGCGTCTTTCTCGATGTAGGTGTCGGTCTGGGGAAGATAGGCCTCCGGCTGGTAATAATCGTAGTAGCTGACAAAATAGGCGACGGCGTTCTCGGGAAAAAACGTCCGGAATTCGTGGTAGAGCTGCGCGGCCAGTGTCTTGTTGTGAACGATCACCAGGGTCGGCCGCTGGACCCGTTCGATCACGTTGGCCATGGTAAAGGTTTTGCCCGATCCCGTCACGCCCAAGAGCACTTGATGTTTTTCATTCCGCAGGATCCCCTCGGACAAGGCCGCGATAGCCTTCCCCTGGTCGCCCTTGGGAGCGAAGTCCGCGCAAAGTTTGAATCGTTCCATCGATCTCTCCCGCGAATATCATAACACACCTTTTTTCCGACTGCGACAGGTTTTGAACCCTCCAAACCCACTTT from Nitrospiria bacterium includes the following:
- the uvrB gene encoding excinuclease ABC subunit UvrB — encoded protein: MERFKLCADFAPKGDQGKAIAALSEGILRNEKHQVLLGVTGSGKTFTMANVIERVQRPTLVIVHNKTLAAQLYHEFRTFFPENAVAYFVSYYDYYQPEAYLPQTDTYIEKDASINDAIDRMRHAATSALFERNDVIIVASVSCIYGLGSPEAYHGMLLYLEEGMAIDREAILRKLVEIQYERNDYDLRRGTFRVRGDILEVFPASSESHAVRIEQFGDTVEALSEIDPLRGEVLRRLPKVAVYPSSHYVIPPDRFRQALEGIEAELEERIRFFRNNGQLLEAQRIDQRTRFDLEMIREVGYCHGIENYSRHLSGRRPGDPPPTLLDYFPSNYLLIIDESHATVPQIGGMYEGDRSRKKNLVEYGFRLPSAFDNRPLTFEEFERHMNQVVYVSATPGPYELERSRDRVVEQIIRPTGLMDPSITVRPAKGQVDHLLGEIKKRVARQERILVTTLTKRMAEDLAEYYHELGLKVRYLHSEVQTLERNEIIRDLRLGTFDVLIGINLLREGLDLPEVSLVAILDADKEGYLRSYRSLIQTAGRAARNVAGEVILYADAVTESMRQAMGETERRRKIQFEFNRVHGITPETIKKGIPKTLYEISEADYVTVPAVAEEAEGYVPLSEIPQIVRSLEKEMRAAAKELKFEKAAELRDRIRKLKEMELGVK